CTCCGCCGGCGCGCGCGGGACGGGGCGGCGATCCTGATCTCGAGCCACCACCTCGACGAGGTGGCGCGGATCGCCGACCGCATCACCCTGATCAACGGCGGCGCGGTCATCGGCGAGCTCGACCCGGGCGGTGCCGACCTCGAGCGGACGTTCTTCGCCCGCATCCTGGCCGACGACCGGCGACGGGAGGGAGCATGAGCGCCCTCGGCGCTGCGATGGCGACCGAGGTTCGCAAGGCCGCCGTCTCCCGCGTCCTGCGCTGGATCACCGGCCTCGTCCTCGCGAGCGTCGCCGCACTGGTCGCCGGCATCCTCTCCGCAAAGGGCCTCGGCGATCCCCAGCTGACCGCCAAGCTCGGGCCGCTGGCAGAGCTCGAGGGATGGGCCCGCGCTGCTCGGCGTCGCCGCGCAGATCACCGCCGCCGGCGTCATGGCCGCCCTCGGCATCGGCCTGAGCTGGATCGTCGGCCGCGAGTTCGCCGAGGGCACGGTCACCGGACTCTTCGCGCTCCCGGTGCGGAGGTGGCAGATCGCTCTCGCCAAGCTCCTCGTCTACCTCGGCTGGGTCTTCGCGGTATCCGTCGCGCTGAGCGGCACGCTCCTGCTGCTGGGCCTGGCGCTGGGCTACGGGGCACCCGGCCCCGAGGCCTGGCGATCTCTCGCGAGGCACGTCCCGCTGACCGTCCTCGTCGGCCTGACCGCGACCCCCGCCGCCTGGGCGGTCACCCTCGGCCGCGGGCTGCTGCCCGGTATCGCCACCACGATCGGCCTGCTCGTCGTCGCACAGGTGAGCGCCTTCATCGGGGCCGGGGCATGGTTCCCCCTCGTCATCCCGGCGCTGTGGGCCATCGGCCCGGAGTCGGTGACGATCGCCCAGCTCGCTCTCGTCCCGACCGTCCCGCTCGCCTTCGGCGCTCTCACGCTCCTCGCCTGGCACCGCCTCCAACTCGACCGCTAGCCGCACTGGCCGAGCAGGTCTCTCGAGCCGGCGCGAAGGCCGCGGCTGCTCGCACGGCGTCAGTCCGCCTGCCGCTGGTACACGTCGGGGACCCCGTCCCCGTCCTCGTCGATCTCCTCGGCCTCGGCGATCCGGCGGTAGCGGCGGTTCCTGACGGTGAGGAGGACCGAGGCGATCGCGGCCGCGAGCACGGAGGCGAGCAGGATCGCGACCTTGGCGTGGTCGTGGGCGGGGTCGGACGCGGAGAAGCTGAGCTCGGTCACGAGCAGCGACACCGTGAACCCGATCCCGGCGAGCAGTCCGACGCCGGCGATGTCGATCCACTTCAGGTCGGGATCGAGCCGGATGCCGCGCACGCGAGTGGCGAGCCAGGTCATCAGCACGATGCCCAGCGGCTTTCCCGCCACCAGAGCCACGACGATCCCGATCGTCACCGGGTCGGTGAGCGCGGAGACGAAGCCCTCCGCGCCGCCGAGGGCGACCCCGGCGGAGAAGAACGCGAACACCGGCACGGCGAAGCCGGCCGAGAGCGGCCGGAAGCGGTGCTCGAACAGCTCGGCGAGCCCGGGCGCGGCCTCGTCGACCCGGTCGCGCCGCCGGTGCAGGACGGGGATGGTGAACCCGAGCAGGACGCCGGCGATCGTCGCGTGCACGCCGGCCGCGTGGACAAAGGCCCACGCGACCACGCCGATGGGCAGCAGAATCAGCCAGGCCGCAGCGGGCCTGAGGCGGAAGACCTGCCGATACCGCTGGGCGAGCACCGCGTAGACACCGATCGTGAGCAGGCCCAGCAGCAGCGGGACGACGTCGATGGTCTCGGTGTAGAAGACCGCGATGATGGTGATCGCGATGAGGTCGTCGACGACGGCCAACGTCAGCAGGAAGATCCGCAGCGGGCTGGGCAGGTGCGAGCCGATGAGCGCGAGCACGGCGACGGCGAAGGCGATGTCGGTCGCCGTTGGGATGGCCCATCCGCGCAGCAGGCCCGGGGTCTGCGCAACGATGGCGACGTAGACCAGCGCGGGCACGATCACGCCGCCTACAGCGGCGACGACGGGCACGATCGCGGTGCTGAAGCGGCGCAGGTCGCCGGCGACGAACTCGCGCTTGAGCTCGAGCCCGGACGAGGAAGAAGAAGATCGCGAGCAGGCCGTCCGCCGCCCAGGCACCGAAGCTCAGCTTCAGATGCCACGGCTCGTAGCCGATCTCGAGGTCGCGGAGGGCGAAGTAGCTCTCCGCCCAGGGGGAGTTCGCCCAGACGATGCCGATGACGGCCATGAGCACGAGGAGGCCGCCGCCGACGGTCTCCTTCCGAAGCACCGCGCCGATGCGCAGCGCTTCGGCGTAGCTGCCGCGTCGGGGGAACCGCGCCTGTGCGCGCGAGGAGGAGGCGGGATCGGGCATAGTCATGCGGAAGGCTCCGAATCTGGTCGACGGACACGGCTGTCGACCAGGCTTCCCGACTCTCCTCCTCCAGGTTACCGGTTCCTCCTGGGACGGCGCTCGGACGCGCGAAGGGAGGGGACGCTCAGCCTCGCAGGCGTAGAATGGTCGGCGGTGCGCCGGGAAGTCTGGTCGGCATCGGCCGTTCGGCCGAGGAGGCTGGACAAGGAGACCCTGTGGCACGCGAGATCGGCACGACCTGGAAGACCCCTGTGCTGTTGGCACCGGTCCGGTACCTGCGGGGGTTCGTGAGACGGTCGCCGTCCCGGGCCGCGGTGCTGATCTTCTTCGTCGCCGCCGGACTCTTCACGCTCCTGCTGAAGCTGCCCATCGCCTCTGCTGACGGTCGCTCGGCCCCGCTGGAGGACGCGGTGTTCACGGCGACCTCCGCGGTCACCGTGACCGGCCTGACGACCGTCGACACCGCCACGCAGTGGACGTTCTTCGGGCAGGTCGTGATCCTCCTCGCCATCCAGGCAGGGGGCCTGGGGATCGTCACCGTCGCGCTGCTGCTGATGCAGGCGGTGACCAGGCACCTCGGCGTGCAGGGGAGGGTGTTCGCGCAGCAGAACATGGGCGGAGCCTCGCAGATCGGCGAGGTCGGCCGTCTGCTGCGCACGGTGGTGGTCACCACCCTGACCATCGAGGCCGTGCTCGTGCTCCTCCTCGCTCCTCGGTTCGTCATGCGTGAGGAACACTGGTGGGAGGGGCTGTGGAGCGCCCTGTTCTACGGCGTCTCGGCGTTCAACAACGCCGGATTCGTCATCCACGAGGGCGGGCTGACGCCCTTCGAGGGCGACCTGTGGATCCTGGTTCCGATCATGCTCGGCGTGTTCGTGGGCAGCTTCGGCTTCCCGGTGTTCCTCACCCTCATCATGCACAAGTGGCACCGGCGCAAGTGGAACCTGCACGCCAAGCTCACCCTGGCCACTACCACGATCCTGCTGGCAGCCGGCGCGATCGCCTGGGGGGTGCTCGAGTGGGGCAACGAGCACACCGTCGGGCACCTGAACCCCGCCGAGAAGGCGTTCCACGCCCTGTTCGCGTCGGTCATGATGCGCTCCGGCGGTTTCGCGCTCACCGACACGAACGAGTCCACTCCGATCACTCTGCTCGTCTCTGACGCGCTGATGTTCGTCGGCGGCGGCTCGGCCTCCACCGCCGGCGGGATCAAGGTCGCCACCCTCGCGGTGCTGTTCCTCGGCATCGTCGCCGAGGCACGCGGCGACCGGCACGTCATCGCCGCCAGGCGGCGCATCCCCGACGGCACGCTGCGGCTCGCCATCAGCGTCACCTTCCTCGGCGCCACCCTCGTGCTCGCGAGCACCGCGCTGGTGATGACCGTCAGCAACGCGCCGCTGGACCGGATCCTGTTCGAGGTGATCTCCGCGTTCGCCACCTGCGGGCTCTCCGTCGGGCTCTCCGCCGAGCTGGAGCCATTCGGGAAGTACGTCCTCAGCATGCTCATGCTCGCCGGGCGCATCGGGCCGATCAGCCTCGCCGCCGCGCTCGCCCTTCGGCAACGGAACCGGCTGTACACGCTGCCCGAGGAGCGCCCCATCATCGGCTGAATCGCGGTCTGAGGGCTCAGCAGTTCCCGGCGGTCGTGGCCGCAGCGATCGACACGTCGCGGATGTCCGACCAGGTCAGCGCCGCGGCTGGGTATCCCCCTGCGGATCCGGAAATCCGCTCGAGCAGACGGTCGGCGAGCCGCTCGCCGTCGTCGCACCTGGTGACGTCGATCAGCGTGACGTCGACGTATCGGGCGCGGCGCTCCATCTCGGCGTGGAGCCGCAGGGCGAGTCTTTCGGCGGTGCCGACGACGCGCTCCGCAGAGGCCTCCGGCGGAAGGCGGTACAGGATCAGCAGGTGAACCGCGGCGGGGTACCGCTGAAGCTCCACGCCCCAGCGCAGTGCCTCCCGCCTGAGACGCCCCCTCGCCTTCCTCGGAGATCCCTCCGAGACCAGATCCAGGCCGACGACCAGGCCGCGCGCGCGGCGGCGATCGTCGCCGAGGTCATCTGCGCCGATGACTATGGGAGCCCGCTCCATCAGATCGTGCAGGGGTTCCAGGGGTTCACCCAGGGCGACGACCGTGCAAGTCACATGAGCCTCCGTCTCGTCGTCGGAGCGGTCGCTCGACCGCTGCCGACCAGACCTCCCGGCTCACCGTGCGCCCCGGCGGGGCTGCAGGACACGTTACTCCACCCGTCCGCAGAGCGTGCCG
The Brooklawnia propionicigenes DNA segment above includes these coding regions:
- a CDS encoding ABC transporter permease, with the translated sequence MAALGIGLSWIVGREFAEGTVTGLFALPVRRWQIALAKLLVYLGWVFAVSVALSGTLLLLGLALGYGAPGPEAWRSLARHVPLTVLVGLTATPAAWAVTLGRGLLPGIATTIGLLVVAQVSAFIGAGAWFPLVIPALWAIGPESVTIAQLALVPTVPLAFGALTLLAWHRLQLDR
- the nhaA gene encoding Na+/H+ antiporter NhaA, with the protein product MPGRRTACSRSSSSSSGLELKREFVAGDLRRFSTAIVPVVAAVGGVIVPALVYVAIVAQTPGLLRGWAIPTATDIAFAVAVLALIGSHLPSPLRIFLLTLAVVDDLIAITIIAVFYTETIDVVPLLLGLLTIGVYAVLAQRYRQVFRLRPAAAWLILLPIGVVAWAFVHAAGVHATIAGVLLGFTIPVLHRRRDRVDEAAPGLAELFEHRFRPLSAGFAVPVFAFFSAGVALGGAEGFVSALTDPVTIGIVVALVAGKPLGIVLMTWLATRVRGIRLDPDLKWIDIAGVGLLAGIGFTVSLLVTELSFSASDPAHDHAKVAILLASVLAAAIASVLLTVRNRRYRRIAEAEEIDEDGDGVPDVYQRQAD
- a CDS encoding TrkH family potassium uptake protein translates to MVGGAPGSLVGIGRSAEEAGQGDPVAREIGTTWKTPVLLAPVRYLRGFVRRSPSRAAVLIFFVAAGLFTLLLKLPIASADGRSAPLEDAVFTATSAVTVTGLTTVDTATQWTFFGQVVILLAIQAGGLGIVTVALLLMQAVTRHLGVQGRVFAQQNMGGASQIGEVGRLLRTVVVTTLTIEAVLVLLLAPRFVMREEHWWEGLWSALFYGVSAFNNAGFVIHEGGLTPFEGDLWILVPIMLGVFVGSFGFPVFLTLIMHKWHRRKWNLHAKLTLATTTILLAAGAIAWGVLEWGNEHTVGHLNPAEKAFHALFASVMMRSGGFALTDTNESTPITLLVSDALMFVGGGSASTAGGIKVATLAVLFLGIVAEARGDRHVIAARRRIPDGTLRLAISVTFLGATLVLASTALVMTVSNAPLDRILFEVISAFATCGLSVGLSAELEPFGKYVLSMLMLAGRIGPISLAAALALRQRNRLYTLPEERPIIG